GGCTAATGCTTGTATACTATCGACTACTATAAGAGGTAACTGGAAACAATGGAAAGCCTGGTGAAGAAGGAGCCCGGCAGGACAGACTGGCAGAGAGATCTTGGAGTGAGCCTGAACAACGTTGGCAGAATATACGAGAATCTGGGCGAAGGCGAGAAGGATCTCGAGTACTATAACAGGTTACTGGAAACAATGGAAAGCCTGGTGAAGAGGGAGCCCGGCAGGACAGACTGGCAGAGAGATCTTGGAGTGAGCCTGAACAACGTTGGCAGAATATACGAGAATCTGGGCGAAGGCGAGAAGGCTCTCGAGTACTATATGAGGTCTCTTGAGATAATGGAGAGTCTGGTGAAGAAAGATCCGGAAAGAACCGACTGGCAGAGCGACCTGGGAGTGAGCCTTAACAACGTCGGCAGAATACACGAGAGTCTGGGCGAATGCGAGAAGGCTCTCGAGTACTATAGCAGAGCACTTAAGATAAAAAGATTACTTGTGGAAAAAGAGCCGGAAGTTGTCGATAGATACATTGGTCTGGCCTTTGCTCTACTAGATATGTCTAGAGTGACTGAAGATGAAGGCATGAAAAGAGAATTCGTTACGGAAGCATACACAATAACCAAATCACTTGTTGATTCAGGTGTTACGCATCTTCAGCTTGTCGATCTAGCAAAGATCTTATCGTTGTGATCTTAGAAAAGTAGACAAGTTTAGATCAATATTAGTGATTGTTCTTGGACCCAAGAAATCACGTATTTGGCCAAGTAAAATGATGAACTAGTTTCTAATCTGCAGCGCTTGTCAGTTTGTCGTTAGAATTTGCCGTTCTGTTCTCTGAATCCAATGTCTGTAGTTATTATCATGCCCCTTTTCTCAGAGAGTCTTCGATCAAATAAAAGAGTCTTCGTGAGAGGCTATCCTTTCTCAAGCCAGGCTTCTACTATCCTGTAGAACTCTTCTCTTGCATGTCTTTCCATCCAGGGCATGTGGCCGCATCTTTCCAGAAGCCTGAACTTGAAATCCTTGAAAGCGGGATCTCAACACCCTCTGCAGGATGGGGGTCGAAATCGCCATGGACTGCAAGGACGGGACAGCGAATTTTCTTGCCACTCTCGAGAAGCTCTCCGCTCTGTCTCATCTCTGAGGCCTCAGTCCAAACGCTCTTGTATATCTCTGCATCAATATTGACTTCTACTCTTTCTGCATCTTCGAGAAGATCAAAGTGGTCTGTCTTTGCCAGGAGTTTTCTGAATTCAGATAGCATTTCTCTATCTTTGAGTTCTGCATTGCTCAAGAGGCTCATGAGCTCTTCGGCTCTAGCCTTTTCTTTTGCGCCAAGACGATTCAAGCGAGTATTCATAATACCAGAAGCGTAGTGCTGTTCGAAAGGACCGCTGCTTATGAGTATTATCCTATGCACAAGATCGCTATACTTTGCCGCAAACAAGAAGACGAGCCATGCACCCCAAGAATGTCCCAAAAGAATAACCGGAGGAGAGCAATACTTCTCGACAGTCTCCCTCAATTCCTCTATTTGTCCTGATACTGTTTTCTTTGTCTGATAGGGCTCTACAACTCCCCGCTTCTTCCCCAGCTCTCTCGCAAGAGGCGCGACTCCTCCGGCCGCTCCTGGCCCTCCGTGGGCGACGACAACTCTGAATGGAGGGTTACCGTACATTTTGAGATTATCCATTTTTTTCGCCTCCGGTTTGGAGTGTTCTTCTCTGCGCTTTGCAGTTACCTCTCTTTCACTGCTGTATTCTACTCCTACTTCGACCGACATGATACTGGCGTTATATTAACTCAACTTTGACAGTAAGGAATCTGAAGATAGCCTAGCAAGCTGGAAAATGAAAAGAGAAACAAACGTACCACCACAGTGGTCGACTATGAAATATCTTTGAGTAGATCCCGTGGTCTTGTTTTGAGTTCTTTGAAAGCATCGTGAGCATTGCCCGTTATCTTGGTACATGAAAGTCCATGTATCAAGAATTAGAAGAAAATACTTGACACTAGACTTTTCAGGATTTGCTGATCTCAATCGATGGATTGGATACTCTCTCTTCAATTCATCTGTCCTAATGAGTGTACTGACAAAGAAATTGAAGGATACTTGACTGAACGAGCCGTATTCAGTCGGGAAGCTGTTCTCGAGATTGGAACTCTGGTGTGAGTCGACTATTCGGGAAGATATGGTCATATTCTTAACGAGGTTACAAAATCCTAGCGCCTTATCCAAAACGCTCTAAAATCTGTATATTGATTCATAGTTATAATTATGCGGATCTTTCCCTCTCAAAGTAATGAACTCATGCATTTTGCTTACCTTTGTGATGTCGAATTTCGTCAACTAGTGTTGTTTATGTCCATTTAAAAGCCGTTTCTTTGGATCACTTCGAGTTTGTGGCCTCTTAACACGAGGATTCATTGTTGGTCCAGATGTTTTTGGCACTAGGAAATACAGTACTTGGCCAAATAAAAATCCAGAACCCGGGATTAACTGTTTAGCCTCTAATGATAGAGTCTCCAATCTTTAAATCTGCAGACAAAAGTCGGGACTCCATTTTTTGAAGATCGGCTCTTTGTTCCGGAGCTAGGAGCTTTGTTCTTCGTTCGCAAGAGCGGAAGAGCGTCAAAACACGAGATGAAGAGAGAGGACGAGAAAAAGAGGGTTCTTTTCTCTCCTGAGCGAAGCGAACTCTCGAAATCTCTAGTGATCTCTCTTGGCTCTTAAAAGAACTCTCGACAAGAGATCGGAACCCGAGAAACCGGGGATTCTTTAATTTTGAAGTAACGCTTTCCTTTTCGGCTTCTACATTGCTTATCTGTCAATGTTTACAGACATTCATAACCGTTATGTTCTTCTTAAAGTGTTACCATCAACTTCGGAGCAAATGTACCCATTGATCCTTCAAAACAGGTTTATTGTAATGGTGGAAGGCAACTCTGACGTTTCAGTAAGCGCCGAAAATTGTCTCAAAATTTGAAAAAAGATATCAAGCTTTTGCTCCACTTAACCCTTTGCTCTTGCCTATCAGCGTCAGGAAAGGAGGTGTGAAGTCTGCTGAAGAGAACGTAAGAGAAAGGAGAAGTCGGGAGTGACAAGAGCGAGAAAATGAATCGATCAAAGGAGGGATTGTAATGAGAAAGTGGGTATTGGTTTTGATGCTACTGACTCTTCTGGTGATTATGGTTACCGCAAAGGAAGGAGTCTACGCATTTATGGGTATGGTAGGTACTGAAGGCCAGAGCAACGCTTATGTCCTCGATGTGACTGATCCCGCAAATCCCATAGTTCTCTTTCAGTCGAGTGAAATGGATGTTCCAGATGTCACTATAATCGGTGATTACGCCTATTTTGGGACAACATACGTTATGGACTTCTATGAATACGCTGACCTTGTAGTGGTTGACATCTCAGACATAAAGAAACCGGAGAAAGTCGGATACCTCAGAGACGACCAGGGTCAGTTCTTGCGTATGGTTACCAGGGATAACTATGCCTTTACTGCAGGCTACATTTCGGGACTCCATATCCTAGACCTTTCCGAACCGTCCAAACCTTCTATTATCAAGACTATGAAGTTCGACGACTTCAATGGCGATGACGGCGTAAGGGACGTATTGATCAACGGTAATTATCTCTATCTTTCAGGAGCGACGATAACCCCAGAGATGTACTATACAGGTGCGAACAGAATGGGTATATATGTTGCAGATATCTCAGATCCTGAGAATCCCGAGATCGTTGGTTTCGTCTACACAGGTCTTTATGGAGTGATTCAGTTCAGAATCCGAGAAAACTACCTGTATTGCTGCTCTGAAGGAAAGGGCATAGACATCTTCGACATCTCTAATCCGCGAGCGCCGGCTCATGTTAGAACTGTCTACTACACCAACGCCGGTCCCGAATGCATTGCTTTCCACGGAAGGTATGCTTACGTAGCAGACTTTATGGACAAAGGAATCCTCATATTCGACGCCACAAATCCGACAGATCTACGACTGCTCAATCTGGTTGCAACACAATCAAAGATGGGGTTTGCCGTGGATATCCTTGACGGGATGCTATATGTAGCAGACGGTCCGTCGGGCCTGCTAATTTACAGTCTAGAGAATCCCGAAATGCCGCAGTTTGTTGGTCAGTTCAGTATCGAAGCGGGGTTGGCATTCACCGTGAAGGTTATCAAACGGTAGCACCGATTGAAAACTAATACCGTATCAAGCAACTGGCGTCTGTCATTCGACAGGCGCCTTTTCTTTGTCAGAGAGGTTTGCTCAGTATCGCTCACAGAAGAATTAAGTCAATTTCTCATTTGGTATTGACTTAATTAAGGTCAGACTCCTATTTATGATTTGGCGAAGAGGATTATTGAATTCCGTTTGCACTTGGATTCAGAATGATTGCATCAAGCTGTTTATGAAGCCTTTCACTCCCCAGGCGCATTTGGGGTTGTGACTCCTTTTCTGCGAGATCTTGCTGAACCAATCGGTGTTTTTCTGTCAATTCCAGCTTCGTCATATTTGAATGTCGAGAGACTATCCTTCTTCAAGATCGGCTTCTACAATTTCGTAGAACTCTTCTCTTGCATGTCTTTCCATCCAGGGCATGTGGCCGCATCTTTCCAGAAGCCTGAACTTGAAATCCTTGAGTACCCTTGAAAGCGGGATCTCAACACCCTCTGCAGGATGGGGGTCGAAATCGCCATGGACTGCAAGGACGGGACAGCGAATTTTCTTGCCACTCTCGAGAAGCTCTCCGCTGCTTCTCATCTCTGAGGCCTCAGTCCAAACGCTCTTGAATATCTCTGCATCGATATTGACTTCTACTCTTTCTGCATCTTCGAGAAGATCAAAGTGATCTGTCTTTGCCATGAGTTTTCTGAATTCAGATAGCATTTCTCTATCTTTGAGTTCTGCATTGCTCAAGAGGCCCATTAGCTCTTCGACTCTAGCCTTCTCTTTTGCGCCAAGACGGTTCAAGCGAGTATTCATAATACCGGAAGCGTAGTGCTGTTCGAAAGGACCGCTGCTTATGAGTATTATCCTATTCACAAGATCGCTATACTCTGCCGCAAACAAGAAGACGAGCCATGCACCCCAAGAATGTCCCAAAAGAATAACCGGAGGAGAGCAATACTTCTCGACAGTCTCCCTCAATTCCTCTATTTGTCCTGATACTGTTTTCTTTGTCTGATAGGGCTCTAGAACTCCCCGCTTCTTTCCAAGCTCTCTAGCAAGAGGCGCGACTCCTCCGGCCGCTCCCGGCCCTCCGTGGGCAACTATAACTTTGAATGGAGGATCACCGTACATTCTGAGATTATTCATTTTTTTCGCCTCCAGTTTGGAGTGTTCTTCTCTGCTCTCTGCAATTACTTCTCTTTCACTGCTGTATTCTACTCCATCCTTATCCATGGTACTGGCATTCTCTTAGCTACATTAACGCCAAGAGAGTTTCGAACAGGGTATTCGAATACCGGTTGTTACATCCAAGCTTTGACAAAAACAAATTCTGAAGATAGCCAAGCTAGCTAGATAATTGGAAGAAAGAGATGATTATCTATCTCTTTGCCCTAGGGCATTATCAATATGATTCACTGCTTACTATGCTATATCAGCAGATAGGATGAGACTCCTATCCTTACCCCCAAAAAAATCTCACTTAGATCTCAACCTGATATTTCATACCAGTTCCATCGCTCTTTCTTTTCATTCGCTGAAGTCTAAGAACTGACAGGCAAACAGCGCGAAACCGTTTCCAAGCTTGAAGCAGAAGAGTGTCCAACCCACTTCGAAACCTGGCTTAACACCTAGTAACCCGCTTACAATCTTCACAAACTCCATAGCCCTTTCTGGGAAACTAACTCACGCGTCTTGTCTATCTATATGATGTCGAACTCTTGGAAATAGCCTGCTAAAAGAGCCCAGAGTATGAGGTTGAGGTCACAGAAAGGAGTCCCATTAATTATCAGACCAAGGATAGGAAGCTCTCAGAACCAAAGCGGAAGCTGTTTCACATTTTGACCAATGAACGGCTCCTCTTCACTGTCTCTTTCGATCATGCCGGATAACAGTCGGTATATGTCGGGCTCCCGGGAGATCATATCAATGTCAAGCGGTATCCCTCTCATATCTATTAGCTTTGCGTTTCCTCTTTCTTCCTTACCGAGGTCAAGCACAAACAGTGCGCAGTAATTCTTTTCAATGCATTCTGTAGCCCCTGACCAAGTCCCACCCTTTTCCAGATCACTTCGTACAACTACGCCAAAGTCGGAAAGCGAATAGATATATTTGTTTCTATCCATTGCCCTCCAAACAGTGAATTTTTCCCAAGGAGGGAACGCTGACAGCAATACGAGACGACCATCCCTAACAAATCTGGAGATCTCATCCTTTCTTATGAAACTCTTGAGAGAATCAGCTACAATACCGGCAGCAAGACCTCCGTTCTGAAGCGATCCCATCATAGCGTGCATATCAACACCTTTTGCAGCACCGGAAACTACTGTTACACCTGACTGGGCACATCTTTCTCCCAAGAGATGAGCTTGATCAAGCAAAGATTGAGAGGTTTTTCTGGAACCTACGATTGAAACCGCCTTATTGTTTAGTATTGAAAGGTCTCCCGCATAAAAAATCAATGGCGGTGCAAGATGCTTGAGCTTATCCAGCAGTTTGCTAGGGTACTCCGGTTCTGCACGCGATATCGCACGAATGCCTTTTTCTTCGAGATTTGAAAGCTCAATCGCGAGAGAGTGCTTCCTACTCAAAAGGCCAGCTATAAGCTTCGCAGATTTTTCGTCTATCTCAAGCTGCTCGCCAATTTGCGCTTCACTTAGCTCCAGGAGCTTGGAAGGCCTCGAAAGCGGAGAAGAGGCAATGCGCCTGGCAAGGTTGTTAAAGTTCTTCAAGTTGAGAGGTTTGAGATCGTTGTTCCGCTCTGCATCAAATCTGATTGTAAGGAGCATTATCGAATGCCTGTCGGATATGTAATCATGACTCGTCGTCATCATAACCACCTTCCCACGAAGCCGATAAAGCAAAGGGATAAACCGCACCGGCGTTTTTCTTCTTCAGCAGATAAGCTATTACTGTAAATGTCCATCTCGAATCGACAAGGTCGTCGACAAGGAGGACTCTTTTACCCCCAAGGTCAAGAGAAACATCAAAAGCGGAGAGTACATTTTCAAACTGCATAGATGAGTTTTTCATGGCCTTCTGTTCATGTGTTTCCTTTTTCTTCACGACACAATCCGGTATGTAACTCAGACCAATCTCTTTAGCCAAAGCTTCCGCAAATCTAGAGACCAGATAGGGACGTCTGAGAGACGGAACGGACACAACAATTTCTGGAAACGGTTCAGGCGACCAGTAATCGGTAATCAAGTCCTTAGAAGCGGCTACCAATTCACTTCTGAAATGTCCCCTTTCGTATTTATCCTCCTTAACCATTCTACCCCAACCGGCATCACCATAAATGCTCAACGAATAACCAGCTTCATATCTGAAGGGTTCCGGTATTTGTATCATGTCTTCAAATCGATAAGGGAACCTTTTCCTTGGCTCAATTCTCACGAATCTATTCTTAAGAAACTTCGCGGCTTTCTGAACGAGCTGAGGGTTTGTAGCCCTGGGTCGAAAATCCCCCGCACAGTTGCAGCATCTACCGCAATCTTAACTGAGATCATCAAAAAATCCAGCTTCACAAACCGTGCCCCCAAGAGCAAAGGATACCCTTCAAAGATACTGATTCACTCAGAAAGATGGATCTTCAATAGATCCTCCTAATTCTGTTTTCAGAGATTTAGAAGACGTTTCTTCAGATCACTTCGAGTCTGTGGCTCCTTCACACGTGTATTCGTTGTTGGTCCAGATTCACATTGGTTGCGAAGACGGTTCTATAAGAGTTTCTTTTTTGAGGTGGTTTTACTTGTCGAAAGCTTCATGTGCTAGACTTCCCTTGTCGGTCAAAGAATTGCTCTTAAACACCGGTAATCGAGGATTATTTCCTGAAGAGCCGAGATTATTCATATTGCATTAAGCAGCAGATGCAAAGGATAAATCACAGGGATATGCTCCTAACCGATTCGTGAATTCATAACAGCCCAGGGAGGCAATTATGGCCAACAAGAAAAGAGAAGAAGAATGGAAAGAAGTCAAGAAGAGATGCAAGGTCGGTGATGAAACGGTACGAATGGCGAAGGAACTGGGGATAAATCCAAAGACCCTGATCAAGAACATACCGAGCAAGGCCGAAAAGTGGAAGGCGCCCGTCGATGTCTGGATAAGAGAAATGTACGATAAGGTAAAAGAAAAGAGTGCAAAGAAAGCAAAAGCTAAGGCAAAGCGATTGCGGAAAGAAAGTGAGAAGTTGGCCGACAGTTCGTCTCGATTGGATTACAGCGATAAATCAGACAAGCAAGACTAAGGGTCGTCATTATAGAGATACACAGCCTAATGGCAGTCAAAGGACACGGGTCCCGATTGGTTATTTTGTATCTAAGAGACGAGGACCAGGAAGCGTAGATCGAATAACGGGACTTTCTATAGCTCCGAGATGAAAGATCTTCCGAGCAAAAGCCTCTACAGCTAGTGGAAACTATCACAGTTCTCTTAAGTTAGTTCGATAGCCAGAATGGTTTTTCAGGTCTTTCGAATGTCTAGAGATTCATTTCAGGCCGAATCAGGAGCCAGAACACTTGAGATCACAAAGAGCGTTCCAA
This is a stretch of genomic DNA from Mesotoga sp. BH458_6_3_2_1. It encodes these proteins:
- a CDS encoding tetratricopeptide repeat protein translates to MESLVKKEPGRTDWQRDLGVSLNNVGRIYENLGEGEKDLEYYNRLLETMESLVKREPGRTDWQRDLGVSLNNVGRIYENLGEGEKALEYYMRSLEIMESLVKKDPERTDWQSDLGVSLNNVGRIHESLGECEKALEYYSRALKIKRLLVEKEPEVVDRYIGLAFALLDMSRVTEDEGMKREFVTEAYTITKSLVDSGVTHLQLVDLAKILSL
- a CDS encoding alpha/beta fold hydrolase, giving the protein MSVEVGVEYSSEREVTAKRREEHSKPEAKKMDNLKMYGNPPFRVVVAHGGPGAAGGVAPLARELGKKRGVVEPYQTKKTVSGQIEELRETVEKYCSPPVILLGHSWGAWLVFLFAAKYSDLVHRIILISSGPFEQHYASGIMNTRLNRLGAKEKARAEELMSLLSNAELKDREMLSEFRKLLAKTDHFDLLEDAERVEVNIDAEIYKSVWTEASEMRQSGELLESGKKIRCPVLAVHGDFDPHPAEGVEIPLSRISSSGFWKDAATCPGWKDMQEKSSTG
- a CDS encoding LVIVD repeat-containing protein; translated protein: MRKWVLVLMLLTLLVIMVTAKEGVYAFMGMVGTEGQSNAYVLDVTDPANPIVLFQSSEMDVPDVTIIGDYAYFGTTYVMDFYEYADLVVVDISDIKKPEKVGYLRDDQGQFLRMVTRDNYAFTAGYISGLHILDLSEPSKPSIIKTMKFDDFNGDDGVRDVLINGNYLYLSGATITPEMYYTGANRMGIYVADISDPENPEIVGFVYTGLYGVIQFRIRENYLYCCSEGKGIDIFDISNPRAPAHVRTVYYTNAGPECIAFHGRYAYVADFMDKGILIFDATNPTDLRLLNLVATQSKMGFAVDILDGMLYVADGPSGLLIYSLENPEMPQFVGQFSIEAGLAFTVKVIKR
- a CDS encoding alpha/beta fold hydrolase, whose amino-acid sequence is MNNLRMYGDPPFKVIVAHGGPGAAGGVAPLARELGKKRGVLEPYQTKKTVSGQIEELRETVEKYCSPPVILLGHSWGAWLVFLFAAEYSDLVNRIILISSGPFEQHYASGIMNTRLNRLGAKEKARVEELMGLLSNAELKDREMLSEFRKLMAKTDHFDLLEDAERVEVNIDAEIFKSVWTEASEMRSSGELLESGKKIRCPVLAVHGDFDPHPAEGVEIPLSRVLKDFKFRLLERCGHMPWMERHAREEFYEIVEADLEEG
- a CDS encoding DNA-processing protein DprA, which gives rise to MTTSHDYISDRHSIMLLTIRFDAERNNDLKPLNLKNFNNLARRIASSPLSRPSKLLELSEAQIGEQLEIDEKSAKLIAGLLSRKHSLAIELSNLEEKGIRAISRAEPEYPSKLLDKLKHLAPPLIFYAGDLSILNNKAVSIVGSRKTSQSLLDQAHLLGERCAQSGVTVVSGAAKGVDMHAMMGSLQNGGLAAGIVADSLKSFIRKDEISRFVRDGRLVLLSAFPPWEKFTVWRAMDRNKYIYSLSDFGVVVRSDLEKGGTWSGATECIEKNYCALFVLDLGKEERGNAKLIDMRGIPLDIDMISREPDIYRLLSGMIERDSEEEPFIGQNVKQLPLWF
- a CDS encoding ComF family protein; this translates as MRIEPRKRFPYRFEDMIQIPEPFRYEAGYSLSIYGDAGWGRMVKEDKYERGHFRSELVAASKDLITDYWSPEPFPEIVVSVPSLRRPYLVSRFAEALAKEIGLSYIPDCVVKKKETHEQKAMKNSSMQFENVLSAFDVSLDLGGKRVLLVDDLVDSRWTFTVIAYLLKKKNAGAVYPFALSASWEGGYDDDES